A section of the Arabiibacter massiliensis genome encodes:
- a CDS encoding Ppx/GppA phosphatase family protein — MEPSAKRPAARPGRYAAIDIGTVTCRMLVADVDGAGRLHELDREYAITNLGEDVDATGVLKPAAMRRVLDAVARYQDVLAGFEEPGRPIEVTAIATSAARDAGNAEEFERLLAEQGVRLAVIPGQREAALSFSGASCDFAGERLLVVDIGGGSTEVVAGCAGGEPARSHSFNIGCRRVTEKFLASDPPADAELEAARAWTEEGMRPFFDELRASGFAIERLVAVAGTATTVVSIRERMRVYDTARVHKALVTRPELDAVHDELRRAPLAERERIVGLDPGRAPVIVAGMVILRTVLDLAGVDSFTVSESDILHGIILDAAR; from the coding sequence ATGGAGCCATCCGCGAAGCGCCCCGCCGCGCGCCCCGGCCGCTATGCCGCCATCGACATCGGCACGGTGACATGCCGCATGCTGGTGGCCGACGTGGACGGGGCCGGCCGTTTGCATGAGCTGGACCGGGAGTACGCCATCACCAACCTCGGCGAGGATGTGGACGCCACGGGCGTGCTCAAGCCCGCGGCCATGCGCCGCGTCCTCGACGCCGTGGCGCGCTACCAGGACGTGCTCGCCGGCTTCGAGGAGCCGGGGCGTCCCATCGAGGTGACGGCCATCGCCACGTCGGCCGCCCGCGACGCGGGCAACGCGGAGGAGTTCGAACGGCTGCTGGCCGAGCAGGGCGTCCGGCTTGCGGTGATCCCCGGGCAGCGCGAGGCGGCGCTCTCGTTCTCCGGCGCGTCGTGCGACTTTGCGGGCGAGCGGCTGCTGGTGGTGGACATCGGCGGCGGATCGACCGAGGTCGTGGCCGGATGCGCCGGCGGCGAGCCCGCGCGCTCGCACTCGTTCAACATCGGCTGCCGCCGCGTGACGGAGAAGTTCCTGGCCTCCGACCCGCCGGCCGACGCGGAGCTCGAGGCGGCCCGTGCGTGGACCGAGGAGGGCATGCGCCCGTTCTTCGACGAGCTGCGCGCCTCAGGTTTCGCCATCGAGCGACTGGTTGCGGTGGCGGGAACGGCTACCACGGTGGTGTCCATCCGCGAGCGCATGCGCGTCTACGACACCGCGCGCGTGCACAAGGCCCTGGTCACACGGCCGGAGCTCGACGCCGTGCACGACGAGCTGCGCCGCGCGCCCCTCGCCGAGCGCGAGCGCATCGTGGGCCTCGACCCCGGCCGCGCGCCGGTCATCGTGGCGGGCATGGTCATCCTGCGCACGGTGCTCGATCTGGCCGGCGTCGACTCGTTCACCGTGAGCGAGTCCGACATCCTCCACGGCATCATCCTCGACGCCGCCCGCTGA
- a CDS encoding hydrogenase maturation nickel metallochaperone HypA has translation MHEMALVRSVVDIVVERAEAAGVDSVDAVYLTIGYGRDIVEDYFDGLFAFLARGTVAEHAELVIERVPVTARCNGCGFVFPLDVFDRSTWAYPSCHAERNYQIVSGREFYISHIDVTTSKELARAAG, from the coding sequence ATGCATGAGATGGCTCTTGTCCGCAGCGTCGTGGACATCGTGGTGGAGCGCGCCGAGGCGGCGGGCGTCGACAGCGTCGACGCGGTTTACCTGACCATCGGTTACGGACGCGACATCGTGGAGGACTACTTCGACGGGCTGTTTGCCTTCCTGGCGCGCGGCACCGTCGCCGAGCACGCGGAGCTCGTCATCGAGCGCGTGCCCGTCACCGCGCGGTGCAACGGGTGCGGCTTCGTGTTCCCGCTCGACGTGTTCGACCGCTCCACCTGGGCCTACCCCTCCTGCCACGCCGAGCGGAACTACCAGATCGTCTCCGGCAGGGAGTTCTACATCAGCCACATCGACGTGACCACGTCGAAAGAACTCGCCCGCGCGGCGGGATGA
- a CDS encoding FAD-binding protein, whose translation MTQGTGMQTSRRTFIKGAAAGLAGVASMGLLSSCQPTSPDDANADAKVGSSATTPAASSSGLPLNGYASGIDWLGAKPEISDDMISETRTYDVVVIGTGHAGTQVALAAAESGKVSVGVIEAQTEEEFTENGSEIGVFNSEVLHERDRVNYSDIGEVVNEYVRVSNGNAKASIIRKYVANSGAMFDHCWEVLQKSELGQKISAPGFMIVHTSVNENGEFDPDMYPIDEGNSKTWVGCAMFKVPNGNTELVPPRGASHHTGLWLISCLIDEAKAQGAEYHFGHKGIVLVQDDAGKVTGVIAQDAGGNYVKFEANKAVAVCTGDFSNNGVMVWSLIEELAEYQMRNGKTFEDAMGSWVGPSGRDGSGHKMACWAGGMIEESPRACQDAGGGATAPWGYSPLLQLNANGERFMNEADYYSLRTTCARQPKGLMAVVTDSQYLKTIVKAGVHHGGPDFAWEGSFKGLTEGMTTAGQNPGPEPNMVPSAVVGTTPVEVFSANTIEELAGYLGYEGQAAENFVNSVNHYNELCEAGSDSDFGKRADMMIPVNQPPFYGCVKENNGEPGLGLVTLCGLVTDDEFNVLDVDGNPIPGLFVVGNTLGGRFSLQYATPVAGSTLGMAMTHGRLLGKHLAEL comes from the coding sequence ATGACACAAGGAACCGGGATGCAAACAAGTAGAAGGACGTTCATCAAAGGGGCCGCCGCCGGTCTCGCAGGGGTTGCCTCGATGGGGCTGCTAAGCTCCTGCCAGCCGACCTCTCCGGACGACGCGAACGCGGATGCCAAAGTCGGATCGAGCGCAACGACTCCGGCCGCCTCGTCCTCAGGCCTTCCCCTCAACGGCTACGCCTCCGGCATCGACTGGTTGGGGGCGAAGCCGGAAATCTCAGATGATATGATCTCCGAGACGAGAACCTACGACGTCGTGGTGATAGGCACGGGCCATGCCGGAACGCAAGTCGCCCTCGCCGCGGCTGAGTCGGGCAAGGTGAGCGTTGGCGTGATCGAGGCTCAAACGGAAGAGGAATTCACCGAGAATGGCAGTGAAATCGGCGTGTTCAATTCGGAGGTGCTCCACGAACGCGACAGGGTGAACTACTCGGACATAGGCGAAGTGGTCAACGAGTACGTGCGCGTGAGCAACGGCAACGCGAAAGCGTCCATCATACGGAAGTACGTCGCCAATTCCGGCGCGATGTTCGACCATTGCTGGGAAGTCCTTCAGAAATCGGAACTCGGGCAGAAAATCTCGGCTCCCGGCTTCATGATCGTGCACACCAGCGTGAACGAGAATGGCGAATTCGATCCGGACATGTACCCCATCGACGAAGGCAACTCTAAAACCTGGGTGGGATGCGCCATGTTCAAAGTGCCCAACGGGAACACGGAGCTCGTTCCCCCTCGAGGCGCCTCCCATCACACCGGCCTCTGGCTCATCAGCTGCCTGATCGACGAAGCCAAAGCGCAGGGAGCGGAGTACCATTTCGGGCATAAGGGCATCGTCCTCGTGCAAGATGACGCGGGCAAAGTGACGGGCGTGATAGCGCAGGACGCCGGCGGGAATTACGTGAAGTTCGAGGCGAACAAGGCCGTTGCCGTCTGCACGGGAGACTTCAGCAACAACGGCGTGATGGTCTGGTCGCTCATCGAGGAGCTGGCCGAATACCAGATGAGGAACGGCAAGACGTTCGAAGACGCCATGGGCAGCTGGGTCGGTCCGTCAGGACGTGACGGCTCCGGGCACAAGATGGCTTGTTGGGCTGGGGGCATGATCGAAGAGTCCCCACGCGCCTGCCAGGACGCCGGCGGCGGCGCGACGGCTCCTTGGGGCTACTCCCCCCTTTTGCAGCTTAACGCCAACGGCGAGCGCTTCATGAACGAAGCCGACTACTATTCGTTGCGTACGACCTGCGCGCGGCAACCCAAGGGACTGATGGCCGTCGTCACAGATTCACAGTACCTGAAGACCATCGTCAAGGCCGGCGTGCACCATGGAGGTCCGGACTTCGCATGGGAGGGATCTTTCAAAGGCCTGACCGAAGGCATGACGACCGCCGGTCAAAACCCTGGGCCCGAGCCGAACATGGTTCCGAGCGCCGTCGTGGGAACGACGCCGGTGGAGGTCTTCTCGGCGAACACGATCGAGGAGCTGGCTGGATACCTGGGATACGAAGGCCAAGCTGCAGAGAACTTCGTGAATTCGGTGAACCACTACAACGAGCTGTGCGAAGCCGGATCGGACTCCGATTTCGGCAAGCGAGCCGACATGATGATCCCCGTGAACCAACCGCCGTTCTACGGGTGCGTGAAGGAGAACAACGGCGAACCCGGCCTGGGTCTGGTAACGCTGTGCGGATTGGTCACTGACGACGAGTTCAACGTGCTGGATGTGGACGGCAACCCCATTCCGGGGCTGTTCGTGGTAGGCAACACGCTGGGAGGGCGCTTCAGCCTCCAATACGCCACGCCTGTAGCCGGTTCGACATTGGGAATGGCTATGACCCACGGACGGCTGCTCGGCAAGCACCTCGCCGAGCTCTGA